One segment of Radiobacillus kanasensis DNA contains the following:
- the thiI gene encoding tRNA uracil 4-sulfurtransferase ThiI, translating into MNYDHILIRYGEMSLKRNNRKIFVNQLHENVRLKLHDFSGIKVKANRDRMYILLNGQDPEPILDKCKDVFGIQSFSLAIKTDNEVEAIKEAALYALENAHAKTFKVTTKRIDKQFPIGSQDMNQVLGGHLLSNTEGYTVNVHQPDVEIVVEIRPEATYITSTKIKGAGGLPVGSSGKSLLLLSGGIDSPVAGYLTMKRGVKLEVIHFHSPPFTNERAKQKVLDLVARLTEFGHTIQVHMVPFTNLQQKIHQHIPHGYSMTVMRRMMLRISEAVAKQRQILSLTTGESLGQVASQTMESMHAINAVSSYPVLRPLIAMDKGEIIPISKEIKTYDISVRPYEDCCTIFIPNAPKTKPRLEKVEFFENQLDLEEDFQEALQQIETMEVTANRSAEFQDLL; encoded by the coding sequence ATGAACTATGATCATATATTAATTCGTTATGGCGAAATGTCATTGAAAAGGAACAATCGTAAGATCTTTGTGAATCAACTGCATGAAAATGTCCGGTTGAAGCTACATGATTTTTCGGGGATTAAAGTAAAAGCTAACCGAGACCGAATGTATATTCTCTTAAATGGACAGGATCCTGAACCGATTTTAGATAAATGTAAGGACGTATTTGGGATTCAAAGCTTTAGCTTAGCAATTAAAACGGATAATGAAGTAGAAGCTATCAAAGAAGCTGCATTATATGCGCTGGAGAATGCCCATGCAAAAACCTTCAAAGTAACGACGAAGCGAATCGATAAACAGTTTCCAATTGGTTCTCAGGATATGAATCAAGTTCTGGGTGGTCATCTTCTTTCAAATACAGAGGGATATACCGTAAATGTCCATCAACCGGATGTGGAGATTGTCGTGGAAATCCGCCCAGAAGCGACATATATTACATCAACCAAAATTAAAGGAGCGGGCGGTTTACCTGTAGGCTCCTCTGGTAAGTCGTTGCTTCTTTTGTCGGGTGGAATTGATAGCCCAGTAGCCGGCTATCTTACCATGAAGCGAGGCGTTAAACTAGAGGTGATACATTTTCATTCCCCTCCGTTTACTAATGAGCGAGCGAAACAAAAGGTACTTGATTTAGTGGCGAGATTAACAGAATTTGGTCATACCATTCAAGTGCATATGGTTCCTTTTACAAACTTACAGCAAAAGATTCATCAACATATTCCACATGGCTATTCCATGACGGTAATGCGTAGAATGATGCTTCGCATAAGTGAAGCAGTAGCGAAGCAGCGTCAAATCCTCTCTCTAACTACTGGAGAAAGTTTAGGACAAGTTGCAAGTCAAACGATGGAAAGTATGCATGCGATTAATGCAGTGAGCTCATATCCTGTACTTCGTCCATTAATTGCGATGGATAAAGGAGAGATTATTCCGATTTCAAAAGAGATTAAGACTTATGATATATCAGTTCGGCCATATGAAGACTGTTGTACCATTTTTATTCCGAATGCTCCAAAGACGAAGCCACGCTTAGAAAAGGTGGAGTTCTTTGAAAATCAGCTGGACTTAGAAGAAGACTTTCAAGAAGCATTACAACAAATCGAAACAATGGAAGTTACCGCAAATCGTTCTGCTGAGTTCCAGGATCTTCTCTAA
- a CDS encoding alpha/beta-type small acid-soluble spore protein produces the protein MASNNSNELLVAGVEQALDQMKVEIAQEFGVNLGADTTSRANGSVGGEITKRLVQMAESQLGGQPFGGQ, from the coding sequence ATGGCAAGCAACAATAGTAATGAACTTCTAGTAGCTGGTGTGGAACAAGCACTTGATCAAATGAAGGTAGAGATTGCACAAGAATTTGGTGTTAATCTTGGAGCTGATACAACTTCTCGTGCTAACGGATCTGTTGGTGGAGAAATCACTAAACGTCTAGTGCAAATGGCTGAATCTCAGCTTGGAGGCCAACCATTTGGCGGACAATAA
- the ytfJ gene encoding GerW family sporulation protein, giving the protein MNEHPIEGLMTTAMENLKDMVDVNTIIGDPIESPDGSVIITVSKVGFGFAAGGSDFYSQQSLGSSDSSSSEGQPLPFGGGSGGGVSITPIAFLIVNGNGVQMIHLDQHTHLYERMLDLAPQAAEKIQEILKGSQKGDEKGESKGKDGKKEDKKEKKESEEKPSNGDASI; this is encoded by the coding sequence ATGAATGAACATCCAATTGAAGGCTTGATGACGACGGCGATGGAGAATTTGAAGGACATGGTAGACGTAAATACGATCATCGGAGATCCGATTGAGTCTCCGGATGGTAGCGTCATTATTACAGTATCCAAGGTTGGATTTGGCTTTGCAGCAGGTGGAAGTGACTTTTACAGCCAGCAAAGCTTAGGAAGTTCCGATTCCTCTAGCTCTGAAGGACAGCCACTTCCCTTTGGAGGCGGAAGCGGTGGAGGGGTGTCGATTACACCTATTGCTTTTTTAATTGTAAACGGGAACGGTGTACAAATGATTCACCTGGATCAACACACTCATCTATATGAGAGGATGCTAGACCTAGCCCCACAAGCGGCTGAGAAAATCCAAGAAATCCTAAAGGGTTCTCAAAAAGGGGATGAAAAAGGCGAAAGCAAAGGTAAAGATGGTAAGAAAGAGGACAAAAAAGAAAAAAAGGAGTCTGAGGAAAAGCCATCCAATGGCGATGCTAGTATTTAG
- a CDS encoding sirohydrochlorin chelatase — translation MKAILYVGHGTRVQKGKEEVIQFVKGIEPRIDVPLQEICFLEISSPSMEEGVASLVKQGATKISVVPLLLLSATHAYYDIPLVIHSLQQHYPTVTFSYGRPIGVQERIIDVLEERLNQVEQNTKALVLLVGRGSYHPETKVDINRIADKLRRRVSFQIRTCFLAAIKPSFEDALAEASSRNTSIIVLPYLWFDGLLIRSMQEEMAPLSHKGIMLCSPLGDHPIMKQAVVDRVRESWSFPFIHDESQNLMFSSKKLQPIEE, via the coding sequence TTGAAAGCAATATTATATGTTGGGCATGGAACACGTGTACAAAAAGGAAAAGAGGAAGTTATTCAATTTGTGAAAGGCATTGAACCACGTATTGATGTACCACTACAAGAAATCTGTTTTTTGGAGATTTCAAGCCCTTCCATGGAAGAAGGTGTGGCATCTCTTGTTAAACAAGGCGCAACAAAGATTTCCGTTGTTCCTCTTTTATTGTTAAGCGCTACTCATGCCTATTATGATATTCCATTGGTCATTCATAGTTTGCAGCAACACTACCCAACCGTTACCTTTTCATACGGTCGTCCAATAGGTGTGCAAGAAAGGATAATAGATGTATTAGAAGAAAGACTGAATCAAGTGGAACAAAATACAAAAGCACTCGTATTGTTAGTAGGGAGAGGAAGCTATCATCCAGAAACAAAAGTTGATATCAATAGAATTGCTGACAAACTAAGAAGACGTGTTTCCTTTCAAATAAGAACCTGTTTTCTAGCAGCAATCAAGCCTTCCTTTGAGGATGCACTTGCCGAGGCAAGCTCCAGAAACACTTCTATTATCGTTTTGCCTTATTTATGGTTTGACGGATTATTGATACGTTCGATGCAAGAAGAAATGGCTCCACTCTCTCATAAAGGAATTATGCTTTGTTCACCGCTAGGAGATCATCCGATTATGAAGCAAGCTGTGGTAGATCGAGTACGGGAGTCGTGGTCTTTTCCATTTATCCACGATGAGAGTCAGAACCTGATGTTTTCTTCTAAGAAACTACAACCTATAGAAGAATGA
- the ezrA gene encoding septation ring formation regulator EzrA produces the protein MAYIIGFILFLIALIVVGLILRKRVYDEVDRLENWKMDIMNRNVTSELSRVKDLNLSGETQDKFESWKDRWELILTRELPDIEEYLLDAEEAADRYRISTAKKNLRAVNEILGRIEKSIEQIFAEVDQLMEAEQHTRQEIEDIQPRIKELRKMMIQNRFQYGKAEIRFEVEFDELDGKLQQYFDLTDSGDYTEAQVIVDDLKEHLEKVEYEMEVFPEIYKSCKQTLPTQIDDLFAGLKDMKEEGYRIEQMGFEKELHKFQERLVASVLDLEKGNMSDAIEVSEHIDQRLKEMYQLLEKEALSKNFVEKHFPSYEKLIEDSLKDFQETKDEIESLQHTYYFEDSDLESHLSLEKWMQSIRNQFEEIKEEMQSDKATFVSMRDALEVSSKDLEELQLRHTEYKEQIRTLRKDELEAKGKVHEMRKQLFDTNRKLKKSNIPGVPSYVWGLLTEGSEKLEKVLSNLAKQPLDMGEVQHSLDAAEKAVNAVMEQTNLLLEQAELVELVIQYANRYRSQHAILAAKLLEAEKMFRNYEYENALEQAVQALKEVDPDAIKRLEERKYSELTSS, from the coding sequence ATGGCTTATATCATTGGATTTATACTCTTTTTAATTGCGCTAATCGTAGTAGGATTGATTTTAAGAAAAAGAGTATATGATGAAGTCGATCGATTAGAAAACTGGAAAATGGATATTATGAATCGCAATGTAACTTCTGAATTATCTCGAGTTAAAGACCTTAATTTATCAGGGGAAACGCAAGATAAGTTCGAATCATGGAAGGATAGATGGGAACTCATTCTTACGAGAGAACTACCGGATATTGAAGAGTACTTGTTAGATGCTGAGGAAGCGGCGGATCGATATCGTATATCTACTGCGAAGAAAAATCTTCGTGCGGTGAATGAGATTTTAGGACGAATCGAAAAGAGCATTGAACAAATTTTTGCCGAGGTTGACCAATTAATGGAGGCAGAGCAACATACGAGACAAGAAATTGAAGATATTCAACCTCGTATAAAAGAACTTCGTAAAATGATGATTCAAAATCGTTTCCAATATGGAAAAGCCGAGATTCGTTTTGAAGTGGAATTTGATGAGTTAGATGGTAAGCTACAACAATACTTTGATCTAACTGATTCTGGAGATTACACAGAAGCACAAGTCATTGTAGATGACTTAAAAGAACATCTAGAAAAAGTGGAATACGAAATGGAAGTGTTCCCAGAGATCTACAAGAGCTGTAAACAAACATTACCGACACAAATTGATGACCTTTTTGCTGGGCTGAAGGACATGAAAGAAGAAGGATATCGCATTGAACAAATGGGGTTTGAAAAGGAACTCCACAAGTTCCAAGAGAGATTGGTCGCTTCTGTTCTTGATCTTGAAAAAGGAAATATGAGTGATGCGATTGAAGTATCCGAACACATTGATCAACGATTAAAAGAAATGTATCAGCTTTTAGAAAAAGAAGCGCTATCGAAAAACTTTGTAGAGAAGCATTTCCCAAGTTATGAAAAACTGATTGAGGATTCTTTAAAGGATTTCCAAGAAACAAAAGATGAAATTGAAAGCTTACAACATACTTATTATTTTGAAGATAGTGACTTAGAATCCCATTTGAGCCTAGAGAAGTGGATGCAATCTATCCGTAATCAATTTGAGGAAATAAAAGAAGAAATGCAAAGTGATAAGGCAACCTTTGTTTCGATGAGAGATGCGTTAGAAGTAAGCTCTAAGGACTTAGAAGAATTACAACTAAGACATACAGAATATAAGGAACAAATTCGTACGTTACGAAAAGACGAGCTAGAAGCAAAGGGAAAAGTCCATGAAATGCGCAAGCAACTCTTTGATACGAATCGAAAGTTAAAGAAGAGTAACATCCCAGGTGTTCCTTCTTATGTTTGGGGCTTATTAACAGAAGGTAGCGAAAAACTAGAAAAAGTATTATCTAACTTAGCAAAACAGCCGTTAGACATGGGAGAAGTACAGCATTCCTTGGATGCTGCGGAGAAAGCTGTGAACGCTGTTATGGAGCAAACCAACCTGTTGCTGGAACAGGCGGAGTTAGTTGAATTAGTCATTCAATACGCAAACCGTTATCGAAGTCAGCATGCTATATTGGCGGCAAAGTTGTTAGAAGCAGAAAAAATGTTCCGGAATTATGAATATGAAAATGCTTTAGAACAAGCTGTACAAGCTCTTAAAGAAGTAGACCCTGATGCAATTAAACGTTTAGAGGAAAGAAAATATAGTGAACTAACGAGTTCTTAG
- a CDS encoding GAF domain-containing protein, producing the protein MFKTESYSGSTEKDYQLLLKQLEAIVMDESDTIANLSNASALLNQFLDEVNWVGFYIWKDEEDELVLGPFQGLPACNRIKSGRGVCGTSFEKQESVRVEDVNQFPGHIACDAASQSEIVIPIIKDGVGYGVLDIDSPITNRFDEVDQKYLEQFVEVLKKYI; encoded by the coding sequence TTGTTTAAAACAGAAAGCTACAGCGGTTCAACAGAAAAAGATTATCAATTATTGCTTAAACAATTAGAGGCGATTGTTATGGATGAGTCCGACACTATTGCTAATTTGTCCAATGCCTCTGCACTTCTAAATCAATTTTTAGATGAAGTAAACTGGGTAGGCTTCTACATCTGGAAGGATGAAGAAGATGAGCTTGTACTCGGACCTTTCCAAGGTCTGCCAGCGTGCAATCGTATCAAATCTGGACGCGGGGTTTGTGGAACATCATTTGAAAAACAGGAATCCGTCCGTGTAGAGGACGTTAATCAATTCCCTGGTCACATCGCCTGTGATGCGGCAAGCCAGTCCGAGATCGTTATCCCCATTATAAAGGATGGAGTAGGATATGGGGTACTAGACATTGATAGTCCCATTACAAATCGATTTGATGAAGTAGATCAGAAGTATTTAGAACAATTTGTAGAAGTGTTGAAGAAATATATCTAA
- the refZ gene encoding forespore capture DNA-binding protein RefZ, whose product MKNNVTRQKVMDAACQLFYAKGYHGTSVRDIAKKADVNVSLINYYFNSKQGLLESAVVTYYESYLKELEAITQQTEQSPSLERLKQMVSFIIQYKQKRHQFTCFIQRELTIDSVFVRELMVTYLAKENHLIKSVFEKAVEGTNHSEIDRQFFLLQLKGLLITPQMTANEWREQVTWDQSQDLFITRYSHTVHQWLDFVTKKREEG is encoded by the coding sequence ATGAAAAACAATGTAACAAGGCAAAAAGTGATGGATGCTGCTTGTCAATTGTTTTATGCCAAAGGATATCATGGCACTTCTGTTCGTGATATTGCGAAAAAGGCAGATGTCAATGTTTCCCTAATAAACTATTACTTTAATAGTAAACAAGGTTTGTTAGAATCTGCAGTGGTAACGTATTATGAAAGTTACCTAAAAGAGTTAGAAGCCATCACGCAACAAACCGAACAATCTCCTTCATTAGAAAGATTGAAACAAATGGTTTCGTTCATTATACAGTATAAGCAAAAAAGACATCAATTTACTTGTTTTATACAAAGAGAATTAACGATAGACTCCGTTTTTGTTCGAGAATTAATGGTTACTTACTTGGCTAAAGAAAATCATCTCATTAAGTCTGTGTTTGAAAAAGCAGTCGAAGGGACAAATCATTCCGAAATAGATAGGCAATTTTTTCTCCTACAATTAAAAGGGTTGCTTATTACACCGCAAATGACTGCTAATGAGTGGAGGGAACAAGTCACCTGGGATCAGTCACAAGATTTATTTATCACGAGGTACTCCCATACCGTACATCAATGGTTAGATTTCGTGACAAAAAAACGGGAAGAAGGCTGA
- a CDS encoding DUF2953 domain-containing protein, with amino-acid sequence MFWFIVILLFILLCIVGLFLPIYATVDLILIPKQSEGKIILKVWKLPILKKTISFSDRGSMIDIPQMDHTESSYSDPYVRKLDMVRNWIESSKQWKRNIERLLRPVKIHRFNWISRVGVGDASMTGVLSGSVWAMKGTILRYMGEHMNFKTEPSIQVIPLFQQAFSMTKVECMVSIRIGQAIYAFIQLLKTRKKQQKKVRTSNLTQS; translated from the coding sequence ATGTTCTGGTTTATCGTCATTTTACTTTTTATTCTTTTATGTATTGTAGGACTTTTTTTGCCAATCTATGCAACAGTGGACCTTATACTTATTCCGAAACAGAGTGAAGGAAAGATAATCTTAAAAGTATGGAAATTACCGATTTTGAAAAAGACGATTTCTTTTAGTGATCGGGGATCAATGATCGATATTCCTCAGATGGATCACACAGAATCTTCTTACTCTGACCCTTATGTTCGAAAATTGGATATGGTGAGAAACTGGATTGAGTCTTCCAAGCAGTGGAAACGAAATATTGAACGGTTACTTCGGCCAGTCAAAATCCACCGCTTCAATTGGATAAGTAGAGTTGGGGTGGGAGATGCTAGTATGACAGGTGTCCTATCCGGTAGTGTCTGGGCTATGAAAGGGACTATTCTTCGGTACATGGGTGAACATATGAATTTCAAAACAGAACCTTCGATTCAAGTGATTCCTTTGTTTCAACAAGCGTTCTCTATGACTAAGGTAGAATGTATGGTTTCCATTCGAATCGGACAAGCTATATACGCATTCATTCAACTATTAAAAACTAGAAAAAAACAACAGAAAAAAGTTCGGACTAGTAATTTGACACAATCCTAA
- a CDS encoding NAD kinase, whose product MDTRRNLYFYYPKEEELEQKLEPLFKLARDNNFSIVEDAEDANVIISVGGDGAFLQAVRKTGFRQDCLYTGIARHNEAGLYCDFNLENYDDMVHSIMNEELEVRRFPVIDVSVNEETNFLCLNEVSIRSTLIKTIVIDVFIDDNHFERFRGDGLIVATPTGSTGYNKSTHGAVVDPKTPCFQVSELASLNNNRYRTLGSSFILDKERTLRLEIIQDGNDYPIIGFDNEAYSVRNIRDLTITMSNQIVKTVKLKNNSYWDRVKRTFL is encoded by the coding sequence ATGGATACACGTCGAAACCTATATTTTTATTATCCAAAGGAAGAAGAACTTGAACAAAAATTGGAACCACTATTCAAACTTGCGAGAGACAATAATTTTTCTATTGTTGAAGATGCAGAGGACGCAAATGTTATTATAAGTGTCGGAGGCGACGGTGCCTTTTTACAAGCCGTTCGAAAGACTGGATTTCGCCAAGATTGTTTATACACGGGAATCGCTAGACATAATGAAGCGGGATTATATTGTGATTTTAATTTAGAAAATTATGATGATATGGTTCATTCTATTATGAATGAAGAGTTGGAAGTAAGAAGGTTCCCGGTAATTGATGTGAGTGTAAACGAGGAAACTAATTTCCTATGTTTAAACGAGGTAAGTATTCGTTCCACACTTATCAAAACGATTGTCATAGACGTATTTATTGATGATAATCATTTCGAACGCTTCCGAGGCGATGGCTTAATTGTAGCAACACCTACAGGTAGTACAGGCTATAACAAGTCGACACACGGTGCGGTTGTCGATCCTAAAACACCATGCTTCCAAGTGAGCGAGCTTGCAAGTTTAAATAACAATCGTTACCGTACACTCGGTTCATCCTTTATTTTAGATAAAGAAAGAACCTTACGTTTGGAAATTATTCAGGATGGCAATGATTATCCGATTATCGGCTTTGACAACGAGGCATACTCGGTTAGAAACATTCGCGATCTCACCATTACAATGAGTAATCAAATTGTGAAAACGGTAAAATTAAAAAACAATTCCTATTGGGATCGCGTAAAACGAACTTTCTTGTAA
- a CDS encoding cysteine desulfurase family protein: MIYLDNSATTKPYKEVLDSFHQVSTTYFGNPSSIHQLGTEAEQLLSAAKRQAAQLLQVKEEEIVFTSGGTEGNNTAIKGIAYEHVNRGKHIITSRIEHPSVLETCKALEGQGYDVTYLPVDEVGRVSVSDLEKAIRSDTILVTIMHVNNEIGTIQPIEEIAEVCSRYPKLYFHVDHVQGLGKVPLSLEKIDLCTMSGHKIHGLKGTGVLYIRKNISLFPLLHGGEQEFGYRSGTENLPGAVSFVKALRMTLEKQSQDKGKLADIRQALSEKLRDMEGVILHDSEHHAPHILNFSLPGFKPEVVIHAIEKEGFIISTKSACSSKNKDESAVLAACGLPKDRTTSALRVSLSYSNTMEEIHSFSLAFQSVKQQLSKVMG; encoded by the coding sequence ATGATTTATTTAGATAATAGTGCAACCACAAAACCTTATAAAGAAGTGCTTGATAGCTTTCACCAGGTTTCCACAACGTATTTTGGAAATCCATCCTCTATTCACCAATTAGGTACGGAAGCGGAGCAGTTGTTGTCTGCTGCAAAACGGCAAGCTGCTCAGTTATTGCAGGTGAAAGAGGAAGAAATCGTCTTTACATCTGGTGGAACAGAGGGGAATAACACCGCCATTAAAGGTATTGCTTATGAGCATGTAAATAGAGGGAAACATATTATTACATCAAGAATCGAGCACCCATCTGTTTTGGAAACGTGTAAAGCGTTGGAAGGACAGGGCTATGATGTGACGTACTTACCGGTTGACGAAGTAGGAAGAGTTTCGGTGTCTGATCTTGAAAAGGCAATTCGTTCTGATACCATTCTAGTGACTATCATGCATGTTAATAACGAAATTGGAACCATTCAACCAATCGAGGAAATCGCAGAGGTGTGTAGTCGTTATCCAAAGCTATATTTTCATGTCGACCACGTTCAGGGGCTAGGGAAAGTACCACTTTCATTGGAAAAGATTGACCTTTGTACAATGTCAGGTCATAAAATACACGGCTTAAAAGGGACAGGGGTTCTCTACATTCGAAAAAATATTTCCTTATTTCCATTATTACATGGAGGAGAACAGGAATTTGGTTATCGATCTGGCACAGAGAACCTTCCTGGTGCAGTTTCTTTCGTAAAAGCACTAAGAATGACTTTGGAAAAACAGAGTCAAGATAAGGGAAAACTAGCAGATATACGACAGGCGCTTTCTGAAAAATTGCGTGATATGGAGGGTGTCATCCTTCATGATAGTGAACACCATGCCCCGCATATTTTAAATTTTTCGTTACCTGGCTTTAAACCAGAAGTGGTCATCCACGCTATAGAGAAAGAGGGCTTTATTATTTCTACGAAGTCTGCATGTTCCTCGAAAAATAAAGATGAGAGTGCTGTGTTAGCGGCTTGTGGTTTACCGAAAGACAGAACAACTTCCGCACTACGGGTTAGCTTATCGTATTCCAATACGATGGAGGAGATTCATTCCTTTAGTTTAGCTTTTCAATCCGTCAAACAACAATTGAGCAAAGTAATGGGGTAG
- the rpsD gene encoding 30S ribosomal protein S4 yields MSRYTGPVWKKSRRLGISLTGTGKELDKRPYPPGQHGPNQRKKISEYGLQQQEKQKLRFMYGINERQFRNLFETAGKMKGIHGENFMILLESRLDNLVYRLGLARTRRQARQLVNHGHVTVDGGRVDIPSYRVAPGQVIGLREKSRNLDIVKESVEANNFVPDYVTFNEDSLEGTYTRLPERSELPAEINEALIVEFYSR; encoded by the coding sequence ATGTCTCGCTATACAGGTCCTGTATGGAAGAAGTCTCGTCGTCTTGGTATTTCTTTAACTGGTACTGGCAAAGAGTTAGACAAACGCCCTTACCCACCTGGACAACATGGTCCAAACCAACGTAAGAAAATATCAGAATATGGTTTACAACAACAAGAAAAACAAAAGCTTCGTTTCATGTACGGAATTAACGAACGTCAATTCCGCAATTTATTTGAAACAGCTGGTAAAATGAAAGGTATTCACGGTGAAAACTTCATGATTCTTCTTGAATCCCGTTTGGATAACCTTGTTTACCGTCTAGGTCTTGCACGTACTCGTAGACAAGCTCGTCAGCTTGTTAACCACGGTCACGTAACTGTAGATGGAGGTCGTGTTGACATCCCATCTTACCGTGTAGCACCTGGTCAAGTAATTGGTCTACGTGAAAAATCTCGTAACCTAGATATCGTGAAAGAATCTGTAGAAGCTAATAACTTCGTACCAGATTACGTAACGTTCAACGAAGATAGCCTAGAAGGTACTTACACTCGTCTTCCAGAGCGTTCTGAATTACCTGCTGAGATCAACGAAGCTCTTATCGTTGAGTTCTATTCACGTTAA
- a CDS encoding amidohydrolase, translating to MGVLWYGGTFYSMEKEGDKMDAVFTSNGVIQAVGTERSLRETYKNQITEEHNIKGATAYPGFVDSHLHIIGHGEKLTHLDLSPMKSAEEVLAALEDRVQTMQKGEWLVGEGWNENQWEHPRILSKIELDEVAPDQPMILTRVCRHAILANSKAIQLAGIHKDTPDPQGGLIERNDNGEETGFFLDTAQDIIKKVVPEVSEEYLKNLVEKSVDDLTRLGLVGGHTEDLNYYGGYKKTYQAFKRGINGKQRKFRAHLLIHHGVFDEVMEDGLDYGDGTGFIELGAMKIFSDGALGGRTAWLSEPYVDEPGNYGIPIHSDEELEVLVKKAREKDMPVAVHAIGDKAAITIARLIEKYPLHKNRRDRIIHAQIVNSELLDILKRVPVVLDIQPTFVASDFPWVIERVGLERAKQSYPWKTFLEFGIPCAGGSDAPIESVNPLLGIQAAVLRQSSMDGKTYNEDQCLTLYEAISLYTKGSAFAISKENQMGKIAPGYVADFTILEEDLSQVEPSAISQVKVMKTVIDEDVVYQTK from the coding sequence ATGGGTGTTTTATGGTACGGGGGTACCTTTTATTCAATGGAAAAAGAGGGAGATAAAATGGATGCCGTTTTCACGTCTAATGGTGTTATTCAGGCTGTAGGTACAGAAAGATCCCTCCGTGAAACATATAAAAATCAAATTACAGAGGAACATAACATCAAGGGCGCTACAGCGTACCCAGGATTTGTCGACAGTCACCTACATATTATTGGGCATGGGGAGAAATTAACCCATTTGGACCTTTCGCCTATGAAATCGGCCGAAGAAGTTTTGGCTGCCTTAGAGGATAGAGTTCAAACCATGCAAAAAGGGGAATGGCTCGTTGGGGAAGGATGGAATGAAAACCAATGGGAACATCCTCGAATTCTTTCAAAAATAGAGCTAGATGAAGTAGCTCCTGACCAACCGATGATCCTAACAAGAGTATGTCGTCATGCCATTTTAGCGAATAGCAAAGCCATTCAGTTAGCCGGTATTCACAAGGATACACCAGACCCGCAGGGCGGGTTGATTGAAAGAAATGATAACGGGGAAGAAACAGGATTCTTCTTAGATACAGCCCAAGATATCATTAAAAAAGTCGTACCCGAAGTATCGGAAGAATATTTGAAAAACTTAGTAGAAAAGAGCGTTGATGATCTAACTCGACTTGGATTAGTTGGTGGTCATACAGAAGATTTGAATTATTATGGAGGCTATAAGAAGACCTACCAGGCTTTTAAAAGAGGAATTAACGGAAAACAGAGAAAGTTCAGAGCTCATTTGCTCATACACCATGGTGTATTTGATGAAGTGATGGAAGATGGATTGGACTATGGTGATGGGACGGGATTTATTGAACTTGGGGCTATGAAAATATTTAGCGATGGAGCCCTAGGAGGGAGAACGGCCTGGTTAAGCGAGCCTTACGTGGATGAACCGGGCAATTATGGGATCCCCATTCATAGCGATGAAGAGCTAGAGGTACTTGTAAAAAAAGCCCGTGAAAAAGATATGCCTGTCGCTGTTCATGCAATTGGAGACAAGGCGGCCATAACAATTGCTCGATTGATTGAGAAGTATCCGTTGCACAAAAACCGTCGTGACCGTATTATTCACGCACAAATCGTAAATTCAGAACTACTAGATATTTTGAAACGTGTTCCAGTTGTATTGGATATTCAACCGACCTTTGTTGCTTCTGACTTTCCTTGGGTGATCGAAAGAGTTGGGTTGGAAAGAGCTAAACAATCTTATCCATGGAAAACATTTTTGGAGTTTGGAATTCCTTGTGCAGGTGGTTCAGATGCGCCAATTGAAAGCGTAAATCCTTTACTTGGAATCCAGGCAGCAGTTTTACGCCAATCTTCTATGGACGGAAAAACATATAACGAGGATCAATGTCTAACCTTATATGAAGCTATTTCCCTTTATACGAAAGGAAGTGCATTTGCCATTAGTAAAGAGAATCAAATGGGCAAGATTGCACCAGGTTACGTGGCCGATTTTACCATATTGGAAGAGGACTTATCACAAGTTGAACCGTCAGCTATTTCACAAGTAAAAGTAATGAAGACAGTGATTGATGAAGATGTCGTGTATCAAACAAAGTAA